In Planctomycetia bacterium, the genomic window TGCGACCGCAGCCGCCGGAAGAAGATTCCTCCTGGTCGCGCAATGAAATCGATCGCTTCGTCCGCCACGGATTGACTGAGCGCGGACTGACTCCCGCGCCCGAGGCGGATCGACGCACGTTGATCCGGCGATTGTCGTTTGACCTGTTGGGACTGCCGCCGTCGCCTGAGGAAGTCGCTGCCTTCGAGGCGGATCAATCGCCGGACGCCTACGAAAAGCTGGTCGACCGGCTTTTAGACTCGCCGCAATACGGCGTGCGCTGGGCGCGGCATTGGCTCGACGTGGTCCGCTTCGGCGAGAGCAACGGCTTTGAGTTCGACGAATTCCGCAAGCACGCCTGGCCGTACCGCGACTGGGTCGTCGATGCGCTCAATGCGGATTTGCCTTATGACGAATTCGCGCGCTTGCAAATCGCGGGCGATGCCTTGAAACCTAACGATCTCGAAGCGGCCATCGCCACGGGCTTTCTCGTCGCCGGCGCGTACGACACCGTCGGGCAAGGCCAGATCAGCGACGCCATGCGCGCCGTCGTGCGTCAGGATGAACTCGAAGACCTCGTCGGCGTCGTCGGGCAGACGTTCCTGGGACTTACCGTCCAATGTGCCCGTTGTCACGACCATAAGTTCGATCCGATCCGTCAGCAGGAATACTATCAACTCGTCGCGGCGCTTGCAGGCGTGCGGCATGGCGAGCGCGATCTGGAATCGCTCGCAGCGCGCGGCGCTCGTGCAGACGCCGTCGAAGCCGCCAAACAGCGGCGCGAGGAACTGACTAAAGAACTCGCAGCGCTCGTGGAGCCCGTCCAAACGCGATTGCTGGCGGAGAAGTCCCGGCATCCTGCGGACTTACATCCTTACCTGGCCTGGGACTTTCGCGATGGAGCATCCTTCGCCCCCGAGGCAGAACTGACGTTGCATGGCGGCGCGGTGCGTACCGCACTCGGTTTGGAACTTAACGGCGAGGACGCTTACGCTTCCACTGCACCGCTGACGCGAGAGTTGAAAGCGAAGTCGCTGGAAGTACGCGTGCGATTGAACGACCTCGCCCAGCAAGGAGGCGCGGCGATCAGCATTCAGAAGCCGGACGGCAGTCTATTCGACGCCATCGTCTACGGCGAACGCGAGCCGCGCCAGTGGATGGCCGGGAGCGAAGGATTTCTGCGCACCCAGAGTTTCCAAGGCCCGGGCGAAGACGCGGTGCCAGATCGCGTCGTTCACATCTGCATCACTTACGACGACGAGGGCCGCATCGTCTGTTACCGTGACGGCCAACGCTATGGCGAAGACTACAACACTTCCAAGCCGCCGCAGCTTGCCTCGGGCGAGGTCCAGGTCGTGTTCGGTTTGCGGCACGCTCCCGTATCGCGCGGAAAACTGCTGGCGGGAACGATCGAATCGGCCGCGATGTACGATCGCGCGCTGAC contains:
- a CDS encoding DUF1549 domain-containing protein; its protein translation is MLARSVLALAVILILTGASQGADAKAHFDNIVAPLLARRCLACHNPSEKSGGLDLTRADAAIAGGDSGAAYQTGKPDESLLWQRIVAEEMPPEHPLPEEERAILLAWIESGAMWGAVEIDRFRYSSDARAGYDWWSLQPVVRPQPPEEDSSWSRNEIDRFVRHGLTERGLTPAPEADRRTLIRRLSFDLLGLPPSPEEVAAFEADQSPDAYEKLVDRLLDSPQYGVRWARHWLDVVRFGESNGFEFDEFRKHAWPYRDWVVDALNADLPYDEFARLQIAGDALKPNDLEAAIATGFLVAGAYDTVGQGQISDAMRAVVRQDELEDLVGVVGQTFLGLTVQCARCHDHKFDPIRQQEYYQLVAALAGVRHGERDLESLAARGARADAVEAAKQRREELTKELAALVEPVQTRLLAEKSRHPADLHPYLAWDFRDGASFAPEAELTLHGGAVRTALGLELNGEDAYASTAPLTRELKAKSLEVRVRLNDLAQQGGAAISIQKPDGSLFDAIVYGEREPRQWMAGSEGFLRTQSFQGPGEDAVPDRVVHICITYDDEGRIVCYRDGQRYGEDYNTSKPPQLASGEVQVVFGLRHAPVSRGKLLAGTIESAAMYDRALTEEEVAVAAGNTVSHEDLRAGFNNTERARYDAITAETTALDDALTRLHPPRCYALTAKDPEPTHILARGDPALPREVVSPRGIASLSSLSPDWNLGGDAPEMERRAALARW